The region CGGCGTGTTCGCGTACGTGACGGGCAGCGCGGTGTATTCGAAGTACCTGTTCTTCCCGCACATCCCCGGCTCGGGCGAGCTGCTGATTTTCTGCTCCGCGATGGCGGGCGCGGGCCTGGCCTTCCTCTGGTTCAACGCCTACCCGGCGCAGGTGTTCATGGGTGACGTCGGCGCGCTCGCGCTCGGCGGCGCGCTGGGCACCATCGCGGTCATCGTGCGCCAGGAGATCGTGCTTGCGATCATGGGCGGCATCTTCGTCGTCGAGGCGCTGTCGGTGATGGCGCAGGTGATGTACTTCAAGTACACGAAGAAGAAGTACGGCGAAGGCCGGCGCATCCTCAAGATGGCGCCGCTGCACCACCACTTCGAAAAGAGCGGCTGGAAGGAAACGCAAGTGGTCGTGCGTTTCTGGATCATCACGATGCTGCTGTGCCTGGTGGGCCTGTCCACCCTGAAGCTGAGGTGAGCGTGGACGAGATCCTCACTCCCACCCCGGAACCCGTGGCGCCGCCCGCGCCGCGCGACGTGCTCGTGCTCGGGCTCGGCCTGTCCGGGCTCGCGATCGCGCGCTGGTGCGCGCGCCAGGGCGACCGCGTGACGGTGGCGGACACACGCGACGCACCGCCGCAGCTGGATGCGCTGCGCGCGGAGCTGCCCGATGCGACATTCGTCGGCGGCGCGTTCGATGCGGGGCTGCTGGAAGGGGTGCAGGCCGTGTACCGCAGCCCGGGACTTTCCCCACAGCAGGTCGCGGCGGTCACCGCACCGGCGGCGGAGCGCGGCATCGAAGTCGGCGGGGAACTGAGCCTTTTCGCTTCCGCGCTCGCGCAACTCAAGGCCTCGCAAGGCTATGCGCCGGCGGTGCTGGCCGTCACCGGCACCAATGGCAAGACGACGGTCACCGCGCTCACAGGCCAGCTGGTCGAGCGCGCGGGCAAACGCGTCGCCGTCGCGGGCAACATCGGCCCCTCGCTGCTCGACACGCTCGCGCAGCAGCTCGATGCGGGGACCTTGCCCGAAGTCTGGGTCGTCGAGCTCTCCAGCTTCCAGCTCGATGCGGCCGGCGACTTCGAGCCCACCGCCGCCACCGTCCTGAACGTGACGCAGGACCACCTCGACTGGCACGGCACGATGGACGCGTATGCGCAGGCCAAGTCGCGCATCTTCGGCAAGGGCGCGTTCATGGTGCTCAACCGCGAGGACCCGCTGGTCATGAAGATGCTGCCCGAGCCCGTGCGCCTGAAGGGCGGCAAGATGGAGCAGCGTGCATTCATGACCTTCGGCGGCGACATGCCGCAGCGCCCCGGCGATTTCGGCATCGAAGTCGTGAACGGCATGGCCTGGCTGGTGCGCGCGCTGGAAGCCGACGAAACGCAAAAACGCAGGAAGGACGCGGAGGAGGAACTCCACTTCCAGCGCCTGATGCCCGCCGACGCGCTGCGCATCCGCGGGCGCCACAACGCGGTCAATGCGCTGTCGGCACTGGCACTCGCGAGCGCCGCGGGTTGCGCGCTCGGCCCGATGCTCTACGGCCTGCGCGAATACCGCGGCGAGCCGCATCGCGTCGAGCCGGTCGGCATCGTGCACGACATCGAATACTTCGACGACAGCAAGGGCACGAACGTGGGCGCCACCGTGGCGGCCCTGCAGGGGCTGGGCGCCGAGCGCAAGGTCGTCGTCATCCTCGGTGGCGACGGCAAGGGCCAGGATTTCTCGCCGCTCGCCGCGCCGGTCGCGCGCTATGCGCGCGCCGCGGTGTTGATCGGCCGCGACGCGCCGCAGATCCGCGCAGTGCTGGAGCCCCAGGGCGTCGTGCTGCTGGACGCCGCAACGATGGAAGAGGCCGTCGCCGTCGCCACGGCGCAAGCGAAGCCCGGCGACGCCGTGCTGATGTCGCCGGCCTGCGCGAGCTTCGACATGTTCCGCAACTATCCGCACCGCGCCGAGGTGTTCCGCGCGGCCGTGCGCGCCATCGCCGACGAAGCCGGCGTGCAGATGGAGGGCAGCGCATGAAGCTCCAAGCTGTGCTCGGCCATCTCGGCAGGCCCTCCTGGACGATGGGCCACGTCCAGTCCGACAAGACGCTGCGCGCGCCGGTCGGCCCGCTGCACTTCGACACGGCGCTGCTGTGGGTCACCGTCGCGCTGGTCGCCTTCGGCCTGGTGATGGTGTATTCCGCCTCCGTCGCGATGCCGGACAACCCGAAGTTCGCGCGCTACACGCACACCTATTTCCTGGTGCGCCACGTCATCTTCCTGGCGATCGCCTTCGTCGCGGCGCTGCTCGCCTACCAGGTGCCCATGGCGACCTGGGAGAAGGTCGCGCCGTGGCTCTTCATCGCATCGCTGCTGCTGCTGATGGCGGTGCTGGTGCCCAAGGTCGGCTCGGTGGTCAACGGCGCGCGCCGCTGGATCTCGCTGGGTTTCATGGGCTTCCAGCCGTCGGAGCTCGCGAAGTTCGCGGTTCTGCTTTATGCGGCCAACTACATGGTGCGCAAGATGGATGTGAAGGAGCGCTTCTTCCGCGCCGTGCTGCCGATGGCCGCCGCCGTCGCGATTGTCGGGCTGCTCCTGCTCGCCGAGCCGGACATGGGCGCCTTCATGGTGATCGCCGTGATCGCGATGGGCATCCTCTTTCTAGGCGGCGTCAACGCGCGCATGTTCTTCCTGATCGCCGCCGTCATGACGGTCGCCTTCATGCTGATGATCGCGCTGTCGGACTGGCGCCGCGAGCGGATCTTCGCCTACCTCGACCCGTGGAACGAGAAGTACACGCTCGGCAAGGGCTACCAGCTGTCGCACTCGCTCATCGCCATCGGTCGGGGCGAGATATTCGGCGTCGGCCTCGGCGGCAGTGTCGAGAAGCTCCACTGGCTGCCGGAGGCGCACACCGACTTCCTGCTCGCGGTGATCGGCGAGGAGTTCGGGCTCATCGGCGTCGTCATCGTGATCGGCCTGTTCCTGTGGATGACCCGGCGCATCATGCACATCGGCCGTCAGGCCATCGCGCTGGATCGCGTGTTCGCCGGGCTCGTCGCGCAAGGTGTCGGCATCTGGATCGGCTTCCAGGCCTTCATCAACATGGGCGTGAACCTCGGCGCGCTGCCCACCAAGGGCCTGACGCTGCCGCTCATGAGCTATGGCGGTTCGGCGATCCTGATGAACCTCGTCGCTCTCGCGGTGGTGATGCGGGTCGACCAGGAAAACAAGTCGCTGATGCGCGGAGGCCGGGCATGACCGCACGCTGCGCGCTCGTGATGGCCGGCGGCACCGGCGGCCACATCTTCCCGGGCCTCGCCGTCGCGGAGGCGCTGCGCGATCGCGCCTGGCGCGTGCACTGGCTGGGCGGCCCCGGCAGCATGGAGAGCCAGCTCGTTCCGCCGCGCGGCTTCACGTTCGAGACCATCGATTTTTCCGGCGTGCGCGGCAAGGGCATCAAGACACTCGCGCTGTTGCCGCTGCGCCTCGCGAAGGCGCTTTGGCAAAGCATCGTCGTGGTTCGCCGCGTGAAGCCGGACGTAGTCATCGGCCTGGGCGGCTACATCACCTTCCCGGCCGGGATGGCGAGCGTCCTGATGCGCAAGCCGCTCGTGCTGCACGAGCAGAACTCCATCGCCGGCATGGCCAACAAAGTGCTGGCGGGCATGGCGGCA is a window of Caenimonas aquaedulcis DNA encoding:
- the ftsW gene encoding putative lipid II flippase FtsW, with translation MGHVQSDKTLRAPVGPLHFDTALLWVTVALVAFGLVMVYSASVAMPDNPKFARYTHTYFLVRHVIFLAIAFVAALLAYQVPMATWEKVAPWLFIASLLLLMAVLVPKVGSVVNGARRWISLGFMGFQPSELAKFAVLLYAANYMVRKMDVKERFFRAVLPMAAAVAIVGLLLLAEPDMGAFMVIAVIAMGILFLGGVNARMFFLIAAVMTVAFMLMIALSDWRRERIFAYLDPWNEKYTLGKGYQLSHSLIAIGRGEIFGVGLGGSVEKLHWLPEAHTDFLLAVIGEEFGLIGVVIVIGLFLWMTRRIMHIGRQAIALDRVFAGLVAQGVGIWIGFQAFINMGVNLGALPTKGLTLPLMSYGGSAILMNLVALAVVMRVDQENKSLMRGGRA
- the murD gene encoding UDP-N-acetylmuramoyl-L-alanine--D-glutamate ligase produces the protein MDEILTPTPEPVAPPAPRDVLVLGLGLSGLAIARWCARQGDRVTVADTRDAPPQLDALRAELPDATFVGGAFDAGLLEGVQAVYRSPGLSPQQVAAVTAPAAERGIEVGGELSLFASALAQLKASQGYAPAVLAVTGTNGKTTVTALTGQLVERAGKRVAVAGNIGPSLLDTLAQQLDAGTLPEVWVVELSSFQLDAAGDFEPTAATVLNVTQDHLDWHGTMDAYAQAKSRIFGKGAFMVLNREDPLVMKMLPEPVRLKGGKMEQRAFMTFGGDMPQRPGDFGIEVVNGMAWLVRALEADETQKRRKDAEEELHFQRLMPADALRIRGRHNAVNALSALALASAAGCALGPMLYGLREYRGEPHRVEPVGIVHDIEYFDDSKGTNVGATVAALQGLGAERKVVVILGGDGKGQDFSPLAAPVARYARAAVLIGRDAPQIRAVLEPQGVVLLDAATMEEAVAVATAQAKPGDAVLMSPACASFDMFRNYPHRAEVFRAAVRAIADEAGVQMEGSA